One region of Acropora muricata isolate sample 2 chromosome 13, ASM3666990v1, whole genome shotgun sequence genomic DNA includes:
- the LOC136896649 gene encoding galanin receptor 2a-like → MDPVSEKAVIAVQSVIVVVALVGNSLVCAVILKNRGMRTTMNVLLLNLAIADITVVVFFASRYTLIHAYNHPDGNVGTILCKLLTGGTFGWIGSCASVFTMVAIAIERYYAVTRPLGNRATFTKDSLKVIISASWIFGSILCLPDFLVKDFCESYRACVGNWPPAHAWMPKAYSLLWTVLLTAIPVSVMTVLYSRVILTLWVKPSQATGNDPSEQGRSRVRKRVTTMVLVVSVIFAFCWITESTDYILLMFFPKLALGNATHVISSTLVMFNSSINPIVYALISHRFRDEVIRMIRVTRTRIPKRPAIRISRENKSCYNPAAEDEPNCGCHCNMDKKEHCRRSRRNPARRAFFTNRVYVQSDPRT, encoded by the exons ATGGACCCTGTCAGCGAAAAAGCTGTCATAGCAGTGCAGTCAGTGATTGTCGTCGTAGCACTGGTCGGCAATTCTCTTGTCTGTGCTGTTATATTGAAAAATCGAGGCATGAG GACAACAATGAATGTTCTTCTTCTCAATCTCGCTATTGCTGACATAACAGTGGTGGTGTTTTTCGCTTCTCGATACACTTTAATCCACGCCTATAACCACCCAGATGGAAATGTGGGCACTATTTTGTGTAAGCTACTGACAGGTGGCACTTTTGGCTGGATCGGATCATGCGCATCGGTGTTTACTATGGTCGCCATAGCTATTGAACGTTACTATGCAGTGACTCGTCCTTTGGGAAACCGAGCCACTTTCACGAAAGACAGCTTGAAG GTAATCATCTCCGCTTCTTGGATCTTTGGCTCAATTCTTTGCCTTCCAGATTTCCTGGTCAAAGATTTTTGCGAGAGCTACAGAGCATGCGTGGGTAATTGGCCTCCTGCTCATGCGTGGATGCCTAAGGCTTACAGTTTGCTTTGGACAGTATTATTAACAGCTATTCCGGTCTCAGTGATGACGGTCTTGTACTCTAGAGTCATTTTGACTTTATGGGTTAAACCATCTCAGGCTACTGGAAACGATCCATCAGAGCAG GGTCGGTCCCGAGTGCGAAAACGAGTGACTACCATGGTGCTGGTAGTAAGTGTCATCTTTGCTTTTTGTTGGATAACTGAATCGACAGATTACATTCTGTTGATGTTTTTTCCTAAACTGGCGCTTGGAAATGCAACCCACGTCATTTCCTCCACACTCGTCATGTTTAATTCCTCCATCAACCCCATCGTGTATGCCTTAATAAGCCATCGCTTCAGGGATGAAGTCATCAGAATGATACGTGTCACTCGAACACGAATTCCAAAAAGGCCAGCGATCAGGATTTCTCGCGAAAACAAATCTTGTTATAACCCAGCGGCAGAAGATGAGCCGAATTGCGGTTGCCATTGCAACATGGACAAGAAAGAGCATTGCAGAAGATCTAGAAGGAATCCAGCAAGGCGTGCCTTTTTCACGAACCGTGTTTATGTTCAGAGCGATCCCAGGACGTGA